The genomic region CcaagagcttttttttttttaatatttttttatcaatttactAACCCCAACATGCAATTTTAGGATTATTAATACCGTTCGTCCCTTTCATCTGCATCCATCCTAACCTGCTGTATTCTTTCTTCCTAAAACTCAAGCATAACATCGGACATTGTTTCACAAAAAAATGGAAGCTTAGAAGTGAAAAGCatattccccccccccctcccccaagATGTTCAGTTGCTTCATCAAATACTATCCAttgtttcacaaaaaaaaaaaagtgaaagggAAAACATCGTCATTTTATCAGATAGTTAGAAGGCTATAAATACAACACAAACAACATTAATTCATCCTTAAACTACTAGCTTACATGGGCATCCTTCAAAGCTCGAATCCTTTGCACTCCTTGACAGAACTGGGAATATATATTTTCAGGGAATCTTTTTGTAAAAATCTCAATCTCCAGGAATTTCTTTAGTATATGAATTACCTGTGgtatacaacaatttgtatgctacatattaatgatttattgaaaaagaaaagaaaattttgatgaaatgcagacaaaaagaaaagcaaaacctGAAATCGAAAGCACATATGAAATATcaaaaattttacttttactaTCTATGTGTACTATCATTTGTTCCATCtctttagaccatctccaacccttaggcaaaaaaccaaattttttagcccagaaacagtttttttacTCTAACCCTTCTGGCCTGAAATTTTAGCCCTAGATTATTAAAGAACgaacttaggctaatttttttcttaaatttacttttttaaaaaaaaaaaaaaaattatgtagactatcgtaaattaattttatgaacattttaatctaaaaatatttaaattccaataaatattgaaaaatcactaaatcgatacatgaaactcatgaaacactaaagaagaatatgaaaatcatgatagagatgcataaacacaaaatacataaaacatACCAGACACACAAAACACATATAAAGCACATGCAAAACACATGTGAAGCACATACACATGTGAAgtacatacaaaacacatgatagagatgAAGCACACACAGAACACATGTGAAACACATGACACACACGAAacacatacaaaacacatgacacgcatgaaacacaaacctacACACATAAAACTGaaaccttcaatcatcctctatataaacacAGGTTGAATATCAGATCATCACACAACATATTCACCAATCCTTCaactttcaaagtgtttttgtttcctaaaaatcctcaatatctcatcaatgggtGATAGAAGAAGGCGTAGCAGGGCAATGCAGATGGCAAAATACCAAGCAAGCCTTGATATTGAGGATGCAGAAATGATCAACGTAGAAGTTGAATTTGCAAACTCGCTTATGCAATATGAGCACTATGCCAAATCTAGCTATCGTGGTTCTGTCACGGGGCGTTCATTTGTGCAGCACGATAGAGAAGAGTGTCATAACCGaatgatgaaagattatttcatcGAGCGTCCGAGATTTCCTGCTCATGGAATTTTTcaatgattttatcccacaaaacctttttattttgatttgtgccaaCTGCACCTTTTTCGCTAATAGAAACATGCCAAgcataaagcaacatcttcctcatgggtacaattacgacctctaatataCTCTCTTACCATCTTGAAATATttggaaatgggaagaaatggtagaaagaaaatttggaagaattgtaggagaaaagtgagttttgtgtggatgtttgaacaaatacataggcatttatagagtttttgggtgcagtttgagttaaataatttttttaattgttttagctgttggatttaaatttaggctgttagatttaattatattcgatctcagtcgttggattcaatgtattttaaaattacattttttaaaaaacaaaatttgaatatggaccattggatcaaccaacggtccAAAAATTTCAGTCATCGGATGATAAAAAGAGCCGTTGGGCTTATGATGGTTGCCGACAGCGGCCTTAACAGTGGGTCCCACCCTATCAAGCGCTGAAAGCCTTAGCTCGCGTGGGGCGAGTTGGGCAAGTGATCGGACTGAGAGTGGGTTGGGTTTAGGCGAGTCCACGCGTTTCTGGGCTAATTCTTGGGGGAGGGTATTGGGCTTTTGTCTGGcatttgggttgggttgggttgggggtGGGAATAAATGGGGAAATTTGGCAAATAGCCCagggttgggtttggtcttgATAAAGATAGAACTCACGCATGTTGGCAGACCTTATCTTTATTAAAATGGAActttaacaaaacacttccggtactgttcattttaatgaaaaatcacatttttactctaaaaagtcaattctggtaccattcacttacaacatatttttgttattttcgttaaaactcaaaatttttaagttattttcattagtttttctttactAAAAAGATAGTGCAAATGATAAACAAATAGATTATAAGTATAGTAAAACTCGGCAAATATTACGGTCCGCAAGTTCTGCATAGAAGTTATTCAGAAAGCATACGAGTTCCAATAAAAGTTGATAAAGCTGCACAAGCGGGCACAATAAAGTGGAAATCTCTCCTTTGTATCCTAAACCCTAGattaaaaaatttcactatGGATCTCTCCTAACATTTAGGTAACTCCAAACAAGTGCACATCGTAATGCAAATATCCGGAAATGAATAAAGTCTTTAATTTTTATGGAAATGAACTTGTGTTTCTTGCAGCAAATGCGCTCTGGCCTCTATTTATAATGTGCACTCTACGCTATTTGGCATCCAACTAATATTGAAGTATTTTTGGATAAAACTCTACATATGTCTGATTGTGCTATGTTAATTAATAAGTTGGGCATAATATAGATATTGTTGTGTGAGATCCCAAGAATTTATTATCTAGAAGAgaaatatttggaaaaaaaaatatatgtttagGTTATTTATTGAGAATGTATTTATGAAAAGGTTATGAACGTCATTAACATGTTTCGGATTACTTTTCAGAACTTGAATGAATTTTTAAGATGATTTCATGTTGGACATATGTGTGATGACAGCCACAAGTCCGGAATTAGCCACGTGGAGATCAATTTGATAGCCACCAAGCTACTTACGTGGAGCTTTCTTTACATGATTAGCTTGGGTTTGCATGCACTAATTAAGCTGAAGGTGGCCGTGAATTAACATGCAGTCATCATGTGTGTGTGACTCATGGTTATATGGTAGGAGCTGTTGAATTAATGGCTTAAGTCATCCATGAGCAAACTTACCACTTTCTGCCGTCCATTTGGTCCAATTAGAGGCTACTGTTAGCTGCCTCGTTTGTAGTATAAATAGGAGCTCTGCTCCATTTGTTTTCGAACTACAATTGGCATGCACTACTTTACGTAGAGGTGGTtgtatacatgtgtgtgtgtattaatatatatgtatgtacgcTTGTGTATATACATTTGGTTTCAAGGACTTGGCTAGTTCTTATCTCTGGCGTTTACAGGATGATTGATTCGTGGTCGGCGGAAAGTACTGCAGGTGCTTCGGCAACGGGAGAGGATCCATGCATTTGGGTTTCTTAGTGTGTGATTTTGTGTAGAGTTCACTTTTTGGGTTGGGCTTTTCTTCTGTTGTTGTTTTGGAGGGCCTAATGTTGTTGTGTTCTTTGTGATCCATTTAAAAGCAATGAATGACCATTCAGTGAAGAAGTTGGTATCAACTACCAAATAGGCCAAAAAATTCtctaatatatatgtatattagaGAAGACCATGTGCAGCTTGATCATTTAAAAGCAATGAATGACCATTCAGTGAAGAAGTTGGTATCAACTACCAAATAGGCCAAAAAATTTAGAATCAAGCATGTTGGACGGCCGACCCTTTATcacattaatattttatgtttaCTTATACCTaccacttatatatatatatatatatatatatatatgtatgtatgtatattagaGAAGACCATGTGCAGCTTGATCCAATGGTGGGGTTGTTGCCGACGAATATATTGGATCAAACTATATATGCTAGTCGACCATTGAAGAAAACAGCCAAGACGTCTTTGGCGCCTTTCCTATTCTGAATATACCATGAAAACACCTCAACCTCCTCCTCCTGTTGTTCCCCGATACTTGCAAGAAAAGGAACTCAGCCAAGAAGACATAGACTTTATATTCTCTCTACCTACAGAAAAAGGTTGGGTTGCAGATGGCCTTCACAAGTACCATGGTTTTTGGCTGTCAACTAAGCAAATGCATGGAGTTTTGACATGCCAGAAACACTTCCAAGCCGTAGATTCTGATATCGTTCTTGTTACCACTCCCAAATCAGGCACCACTTGGCTCAAGGCACTTTTGTTTGCCCTTGTGAAACGAGCGCACTATCTGGACCCTCAGCGACACCCTTTGCTCACAGAAAATCCTCATGTTCTTGTGCCCTGTTTGGAGTTCGATGTCTACACCGACAAACAGGTACTTCCTGACCTCTCCTCCCTGCCCCGTCCAAGGCTCATTTCGACTCATCTACCGTATGTTTGTCTGCCGGATTCTGTCAAACATTCGGGTTGCAAAGTTGTTTACGCGTGTAGAGAACCTAAAGATGTGTTTGTTTCACTTTGGCACTTCTCGAACAAACTGAGGCCAGTGGGTAGTGGAACCATGTCACTTGACGAAGCGTTCGATAAGTTCTGCCGGGGAGTGAGTAACTCCGGACCCTTTTGGGATCACGTACTCGGGTTTTGGAAGGAGAGCTTAAAGAGGCCTGAAAGTGCATTTTTCATCAAGTATGAGGAAATGAAACAAGAGCCCACTCTTCACCTGAGGAGGCTGGCCGAGTTCTTGGGGTGCCCATTTTCCCCGGAAGAAGAGACACATGGAGTTGTGGACGGTATCTTAAGGTTGTGTAGTTTTGACAATTTAAGTAATTTGGTTGTGAATAAAAGTGGGAAATTACCGGCCGGTATCGAGAATAGGGCATTCTTTAGGAAAGGTGAAGTTGGAGATTGGATGAATAGTTTGACCCCTGAGATGGTGAAAAAACTAGACTCCATTACTCAAGAGAAGTTGCATGGTTCCGGGCTAAAGTTCTAgggtttgtattttttttctccctGTGTGAGTCTTTATCTGTGTGTGAGAGTTCTTCTCCTTGTGTGAGCGAGTTCTTCATTCCGGTAAATCGTTTTGTCGCCGGCCCTAACCATGGCCAATGTCGGTGGCAGCCCTTTTTCTCTTTGTgctttcttgttttcttctctGCTGCTCTATTTTTTCCGGCCCATTTTTTCCCTTTGTTTCCACCCCTTGCGCCTTTGATTTAGCCAGCCTCTGCCCACAATCGGAATGCTTCTTTTTATGATTTCCCCTTTCTTCGCCTCCCACTTATCTCTCCACCCCCACGCATCTACTCAAACCAATTTCTTTGTCTCTCACTTGGACTTGTCCTCTCTCCACTCCGCAATTGCTTCGTTCCTCAAGCATTTTGTTTAGTCGTGTTTCACGGCCATATTAGATTGTGCGTAGTGCTTCGGCTCGGGTTTTACACCACCAATTTCCTCCTGTGTGTTGGTCTCGACCCTGCTACCTGTTGGGGTAGCTTCCGTTCATTCTCTTGGTGGCTGCTGTTCCAACATGTGGATTGTTTGCTAGAGGATGATGaaatttggttcttttttttgtttcagggTTAGTTCTTATCTCGACGGCGGAAGAGGATCCATGCCCTTAGGGTTTCTTTGTGTGTTTTTCTGTGTAGGGCTCACCTTTTGGGTTGAGTTTTTCCTTTGTAGTTGTTTTGGAGGTCATAATGTTGTAGTGTGCTTTGTGTGTTTTTGAGCCTCATTCTTGTATGTGTGGTGTGTTGGTAATAAAATGTCACATTTCGACTCTAGTGTTTACTTGTTACTGCTTATGAcatctttatttatttgaggTCAGAAAGTCTTTAGTGAGtaagagaaagaaggaaagtgTATGGGATCAACTAGTTCCCTAGTAGTAATACTCCTTGACGTTACACATAACTCATCtctattttttcatttgtagCATAGGAGAAATCTGGAATTAGAATAATCTCAGTACTCTTCCTACTCTAATGATTACCACTAGTTCCACCTTCCTAGGAAGTTTGATCACTACAAAAAAAGGCAATAGTCACGCCTTTGAAAATATCGAATGAGGGAACGGAACTTAAATCACCAACTCTGATTCTCTTTCTCGCTTCCTTAGACTTTTCTTTACAATTTGCATCAAATCTGTTTTTTTGTTCCCAGTCTAAtttggatctttgaaatttgacatATATTTGACATCTCGTAGTGTTGTTCGTGGTTTTGAGTTTTcaagagcttttttttttttaatattttttttatcaatttactAACCCCAACATGCAATTTTAGGATTATTAATACCGTTCGTCCCTTTCATCTGCATCCATCGTAACCTGCTGTATTCTTTCTTCCTAAAACTCAAGCATAACATCGGACATTAATTGGTATTTAAATCATAAAATGTTTTCACATACATCAACAAACATCAAACTAAGAGCTTTGACAAAGGTtaaacaacaaaattaatattaaaacaaagaaaaaaatggtaGCTTAGAAGTGAAAAGCatattcccccccccccccccctcccccaagATGTTCAGTTGCTTCATCAAATACTATCCAttgtttcacaaaaaaaaaaagtgaaagggAAAACATCGTCATTTTATCAGATAGTTAGAAGGCTATAAATACAACACAAACAACATTAATTCATCCTTAAACTACTAGCTTACATGGGCATCCTTCAAAGCTCGAATCCTTTGCACTCCTTGACAGAACTGGGAATATATATTTTCAGGGAATCTTTTTGTAAAAATCTCAATCTCCAGGAATTTCTTTAGTATATGAATTACCTGTGgtatacaacaatttgtatgctacatattaatgatttattgaaaaagaaaagaaaattttgatgaaatgcagacaaaaagaaaagcaaaacctGAAATCGAAAGCACATATGAAATATCAAAAATTTTACTCTTACTATCTATGTGTACTATCATTTGTACCATCTTTTTacaccatctccaacccttaggcaaaaaacaaaattttttagcccagaaacagtttttctactcTAACCCTTCTGGCCTgaaattttagccccagattattaatgaatgaacttaggctactttttttcttaaatttacttttaaaaaaaaaaattatgtagactatcgtaaattaattttatgaacattttaatctaaaaatatttaaattccaataaatattgaaaaatcactaaatcgatatatgaaactcatgaaacactagagaagaatatgaaaatcatgatagagatgcataaacacaaaatacataaaGCATACCAGACACACAAAACACATATAAAGCACATGCAAAACACATGTGAAGCACATACACATGTGAAgtacatacaaaacacatgatagagatgGAGCACACACAGAACAAATGTGAAacacatacaaaacacatgacacgcatgaaacacaaacctacACACATAAAACTGaaaccttcaatcatcctctatataaacacAGGTTGAATATCAGACCATCACACAACATATTCACCAATCCTTCaactttcaaagtgtttttgtttcctaaaaatcctcaatatctcatcaatgggtGATAGAAGAAGGCGTAGCAGGGCAATGCAGATGGCAAAATACCAAGCAAGCCTTGATATTGAGGATGCAGAAATGATCAATGCAGAAGTTGAATTTGCAAACTCGCTTATGCAATATGAGCACTATGCCAAATCTAGCTATCGTGGTTCTGTCACGGGGCGTTCATTTGTGCAGCACGATAGAGAAGAGTGTCATGACCGaatgatgaaagattatttcatcGAGCGTCCGAGATTTCCTGCTCATGGAATTTTTcaatgattttatcccacaaaacctttttattttgatttgtgccaaCTGCACCTTTTTCGCTAATAGAAACATGCCAAgcataaagcaacatcttcctcatgggtacaattacgacctctaatataCTCTCTTACCATCTTGAAATATttggaaatgggaagaaatggtagaaagaaaatttggaagaattgtaggagaaaagtgagttttgtgtggatgtttgaacaaatacataggcatttatagagtttttgggtgcagtttgagttaaataatttttttaattgttttagctgttggatttaaatttaggctgttagatttaattatattcgatctcagtcgttggattcaatgtattttaaaattacattttttaaaaaacaaaatttgaatatggaccattggatcaaccaacggtccAAAAATTTCAGTCATCGGATGATAAAAAGAGCCGTTGGGCTTATGATGGTTGCCGACAGCGGCCTTAACAGTGGGTCCCACCCTATCAAGCGCTGAAAGCCTTAGCTCGCGTGGGGCGAGTTGGGCAAGTGATCGGACTGAGAGTGGGTTGGGTTTAGGCGAGTCCACGCGTTTCTGGGCTAATTCTTGGGGGAGGGTATTGGGCTTTT from Pyrus communis chromosome 4, drPyrComm1.1, whole genome shotgun sequence harbors:
- the LOC137730565 gene encoding cytosolic sulfotransferase 12-like; this encodes MKTPQPPPPVVPRYLQEKELSQEDIDFIFSLPTEKGWVADGLHKYHGFWLSTKQMHGVLTCQKHFQAVDSDIVLVTTPKSGTTWLKALLFALVKRAHYLDPQRHPLLTENPHVLVPCLEFDVYTDKQVLPDLSSLPRPRLISTHLPYVCLPDSVKHSGCKVVYACREPKDVFVSLWHFSNKLRPVGSGTMSLDEAFDKFCRGVSNSGPFWDHVLGFWKESLKRPESAFFIKYEEMKQEPTLHLRRLAEFLGCPFSPEEETHGVVDGILRLCSFDNLSNLVVNKSGKLPAGIENRAFFRKGEVGDWMNSLTPEMVKKLDSITQEKLHGSGLKF